A DNA window from Setaria viridis chromosome 2, Setaria_viridis_v4.0, whole genome shotgun sequence contains the following coding sequences:
- the LOC117843181 gene encoding uncharacterized protein, translating to MSLSVHRRPRDAVAGKGGPIGTRDAATGRHHAPAAATTSSYSSSPEGAEPARPSWQPLPFSLPKRRRVGTNNSSDPASGPASRRTAARMTWPPERTPRRPGLAGGGGALPSPKPRGLTREEDYLGWLGSLRSGPQTRALADADADTTTNTNTSAARSPTASSAARVPPRRRSGGIHASASSPAIRSSALTGTPKGWPQASAASPLGSAPSPLSALATASHGARRQSRTTKQLTGTRGDPPLRPKAKLPTGTPSALPPLQTTKPTPESPSPQTGPAPPPPFLATFGHRLVEVLLKLNHFRAATPQLTTGTRGGASPLQANTVLFDLNYGHLGYTGVVLMGVYAGLMELLSGWKTILKVFYVLLLILGAFGLGTGLMAATSVQPTGYTHRVSSVCSRLCTCLATFVFIVALACHMGSHGYIAGIVLGVVAVCYMLSVWIEGDPTAYGAFTWAWTAIKDLWQRFKWSGQRGPLLP from the exons ATGAGCCTCtccgtccaccgccgcccccgcgacgccgtcgccggcaaGGGCGGCCCGATCGGCACGCGCGACGCCGCTACCGGCCGCCAccacgcgcccgccgccgccaccacttcCTCCTACTCCTCGTCGCCCGAGGGAGCGGAACCGGCGCGGCCGTCGTGGCAGCCGCTCCCGTTCTCCCTCCCgaagcgccgccgcgtcggcacgaacaactcctccgaccccgcctccggccccgcatcgcggaggacggcggcgcgcaTGACGTGGCCCCCTGAGCGGACGCCGAGGCGccccggcctcgccggcggcggcggcgcgctcccctCGCCCAAGCCTCGCGGCCTCACGCGGGAGGAGGACTACCTCGGGTGGCTGGGCTCGCTGCGTTCGGGGCCGCAGACACGggccctcgccgacgccgacgccgacaccaccaccaacaccaaCACCAGCGCGGCTCGATCGCCGACGGCGTCGTCCGCGGCTCGGGTCCCGCCCCGGCGTCGCAGCGGCGGCATCcacgcctccgcctccagcCCCGCCATCAGGTCGTCCGCGCTCACCGGCACTCCAAAGGGTTGGCCCCAGGCGTCGGCCGCCTCGCCTCTGGGTTCTGCTCCGTCGCCTCTGTCCGCGCTGGCCACTGCGTCCCATGGAGCTCGTCGTCAGTCGCGGACGACCAAGCAGCTTACAGGGACCCGTGGTGATCCTCCTCTGCGGCCGAAGGCCAAGCTACCCACCGGGACCCCTAGTGCTCTTCCTCCGCTGCAGACGACGAAGCCGACCCCTGAATCTCCTTCGCCGCAGACAGGCCCGGCACCTCCGCCCCCTTTTCTGGCTACGTTTGGTCACAGACTCGTCGAG GTGTTGTTGAAGCTGAACCATTTCCGTGCCGCTACTCCGCAGCTGACCACAGGGACCCGTGGTGGCGCTTCTCCGCTGCAGGCCAACACG GTCTTGTTTGACCTGAACTATGGTCACCTTGGATATACTGGTGTGGTTCTTATGGGTGTGTATGCTGGACTGATGGAACTGCTGTCCGGTTGGAAAACAATTCTGAAGGTTTTCTATGTCCTGCTGTTGATCCTGGGTGCTTTCGGTCTGGGAACAGGTCTGATGGCCGCCACGTCAGTCCAACCCACAGGCTACACGCATCGAGTGTCTTCTGTGTGCTCCCGCCTCTGTACGTGCTTGGCTACCTTTGTGTTCATCGTTGCGCTTGCATGCCACATGGGGAGTCATGGGTACATTGCTGGCATCGTGCTTGGTGTGGTGGCAGTT
- the LOC117845519 gene encoding small ribosomal subunit protein uS19m, which produces MAISSLIASRFARSSHALPAAAAAISQAPRAQHTASPLLSGLGAAARAFSSRALWKGAFVDAFLARIKKNRENMNGKKIWSRRSSILPEFVGSSVLIYNGKTHVRCKITEGKVGHKFGEFAFTRRRRPHRTITGKGKQGKGRK; this is translated from the exons ATGGCGATCAGTTCTCTTATCGCCTCGAGGTTCGCCAGGTCTAGCCATGCcctccccgctgccgccgcggccatctCTCAG GCTCCCAGGGCCCAGCACACCGCATCTCCTCTACTCTCCGGCCTTGGAGCAGCGGCGCGTGCTTTCAG CTCAAGGGCTCTATGGAAGGGAGCATTCGTTGACGCTTTCCTGGCTAGAATAAAGAAGAACAGAGAAAACATGAATGGCAAGAAGATTTGGTCTCGTAGATCTTCTATTTTGCCGGAATTTGTTGGTTCCTCTGTGCTCATTTACAATGGAAAAACTCATGTCCGGTGCAAGATCACTGAAGGGAAGGTTGGCCATAAATTTGGAGAGTTTGCTTTTACAAGGAGACGAAGGCCTCATCGAACAATAACAGGAAAGGGAAagcaaggaaaaggaagaaagtaA